Proteins encoded by one window of Mercenaria mercenaria strain notata chromosome 4, MADL_Memer_1, whole genome shotgun sequence:
- the LOC123552166 gene encoding keratinocyte proline-rich protein-like produces the protein MKGLYLCLLVIVAVEAVRSQGPPTRTKKGRRPSRPNDNPDYGLPSGADIPDGRRMSAGRPAAASPPPAARPAAKPAARPAARPAARPAARPAAAPAARPAARPAPRPAAKPARPAVTTRTRAGPPPPNRGGRFNDNPDFGLPSGRDWPDARRYIPFAAPAQPRFPVAPAPPAPVAPMHDCDYYCQFKPVKPVCTIYGNEYDNDCYRKCRNEPRDCENVCPCDSNGSAPDPAPVVPSNPWAGPCNYCNSEEYSPVCVDNEENLPNECFARCEGKTVTCTSSCPCN, from the exons ATGAAAGGACTGTATCTTTGCCTCTTAGTGATAGTAGCag TTGAAGCTGTTAGATCACAAGGTCCTCCAACAAGGACAAAGAAAGGTAGACGTCCGTCACGCCCAAATGACAACCCCGACTATGGACTGCCATCAGGTGCTGACATTCCCGACGGTCGTCGTATGAGCGCAGGAAGACCAGCTGCAGCTTCTCCGCCCCCAGCAGCAAGACCCGCGGCAAAGCCCGCAGCAAGGCCAGCGGCAAGACCCGCAGCAAGGCCGGCGGCAAGACCTGCAGCAGCGCCAGCGGCAAGACCCGCGGCAAGACCCGCACCAAGACCTGCAGCGAAACCAGCAAGACCCGCGGTTACAACACGTACACGAGCAGGCCCACCACCACCAAACCGTGGCGGTCGCTTCAACGACAACCCCGACTTCGGACTTCCATCTGGCCGAGACTGGCCAGACGCAAGAAGATATATCCCATTTGCAGCCCCTGCACAGCCCCGATTCCCTGTTGCACCAGCTCCTCCAGCTCCAGTTGCTCCAATGCATGACTGTGACTACTATTGTCAATTCAAACCAGTCAAGCCAGTCTGCACCATTTACGGAAACGAATACGATAATGACTGttacaggaaatgccg AAATGAGCCACGTGATTGCGAAAATGTGTGCCCATGTGACTCCAATGGCTCTGCTCCAGACCCAGCACCCGTTGTGCCATCTAACCCATGGGCTGGGCCATGCAATTACTGTAACAGCGAGGAATACAGTCCTGTCTGTGTCGACAACGAGGAGAACTTGCCAAACGAATGCTTTGCAAGATGCGA gggCAAGACGGTTACTTGTACGTCATCATGTCCATGCAATTAA